The genomic window GTCGACAGGGATACTTCTTCTTCCCGCTGCTGCTCGGCGAGGGCGTCAACCTGCACGTGCACTCGTTCAAGGTGCTGCTGACCAAGGAGAAGATCGAGGGCCGTGCGCTTGAGATCTCGCTGATCGCGACGCGCATGGTGCTCTACTTCGGCGCCGTCTTCTTCTTCCTTCCCGTCGGGATGGCCTTCGCCTTCATCGGCGTGCAGATGGCCGTCTTCGGCCTCTACATGGGCTCGTCGTTCGCGCCGAACCACAAGGGCATGCCGATCATCCCCGAGGGCGCCAAGGTCGACTTCCTCAGCAAGCAGGTGCTCACCTCGCGCAACATCACGGGTCGCTTCTCGACCGCGTTCATGGGCGGCCTGAACTACCAGATCGAGCACCACCTCTTCCCGAGCATGGCGAGGCCGCACCTGCGTGCCGCGTCGAAGCTGGTCAAGGCGCACTGCGCCGCGCACGAGATCCCCTACCAGGAGACGACGGCCGTCAAGTCGTACGGCATCGTCATCCGCTACCTGAACCGCGTCGGCCTCGCCGCGGGCGGCGACCCCTTCGACTGCCCGGCCGCGGCCCAGCTCCGCCCCCGCTGAGCGACGCACGGTCCTGAGTGCGACGGCGCCTTTCCCCCAGGGGGCAGGCGCCGTCGTGCTGTCCGGCTCGGCGGCTAGCCCTGCGGCGTCGGCCAGGCCTCGAGCTGCCAGCCGAGCCACGGGCTGAACGCGAACGGCGTCGCGGCGACCGCGTCGCGCAGCGCCGCCGGGTCGGTCCAGGCCCACTCGGCCACCTCGTCGGGCGACGGGTCGGGCACGCCGACCGCGCGTGCGGTGAACACGGGGCAGATCTCGTTCTCCACCACGCCGGAGGCGTCGGTCGCGAGGTACCGGAACTCCGGCAGCACGCTGGTCACGTCCGTGACCTCGATGCCGAGCTCCTGCGAGGCGCGCCGGGCCACCGCCTCCTCGGGGGTCTCGCCCGGTGCGGGGTGTCCGCAGAACGAGTTCGTCCAGACGCCGGGCCAGGTCTTCTTCGACAGGGCGCGACGGGTCACGAGCACGCGGCCGCGGTCGTCGAGCACGTGGCAGCTGAAGGCGAGGTGCAGCGGCGTCGTCGCCGTGTGCACAGTCGCCTTGAGGTGCGTGCCGCAGGGCTCGCCGGCCTCGTCGAGCAGTACCACGAGCTCGTCGCCGCCGCTCGCGACGGGGCTGCGGAGCGCCTGGGGATGCACGGAGGTCTCGGGTGTCATGAGAGGTAGTCTGCCCTGGTGAGCGGTGAACACCAGCGTGCGGCGGCGCACGACCGGCAGGGCCGCGTCGACGGCGACCTCGTCGAGCGTGAGGCGCGAGACCAGTCCCGTGTCGACGCCGTGCTCGACGACTTCTTCCGGCTGGCCAAGCGCCGGGCCGAGTCGGTCGGCTACCGGTACGTCGACCTCTGGAAGGTCCTCGAGCGCAACACCAGCGGCGGCAAGCGGTTCCGCCCCCGCATGGTCTTCACGACCTACACGGCCCTCGGCGGCCGCGACGACGAGGCCGCGGCCCGCGTCGGCGCCGCCTTCGAGCTGCTGCACACCGCGCTGATCGTCCACGACGACGTCATCGACCGCGACTTCTCCCGCCGCGGCATCCCCAACGTCTCGGGCAGCTACCGCGACGAGGCGACCACGGCGGGCATCCCCACGCCGACCGCCGAGCACCGCGGCATGTCGGCCGCCGTGATCGCGGGCGACCTGGCGCTGACGGGTGCGAGCCGCCTCCTCTTGCAGGTGCCCTGCGACGGCCCGGTCCAGGCGCGTCTCCTCGACCTGCTCGACGAGGCCGTCTTCGTCAGCGCCGGCGGCGAGATGATCGACGTCGAGCTCTCGCTCTCGGACGACCTGCCGACCGTCGACGAGATCCTCGACATGGAGCGCGCGAAGACCGCCGTCTACTCGTTCGAGGCGCCGCTGCAGGCCGGCGCCGTGCTGGCCCAGGCTCCGGAGGCGGTCGTCAGGGCCCTGGGCGAGTTCGGCCGCGAGGTCGGCGTCGCGTACCAGGTCGTCGACGACCTGCTCGGCGTCTTCGGCACGCAGTCCGACACCGGCAAGACCACGCTGGGCGACCTCCGCGAGGGCAAGCGCACGGTGCTCGTCGCGCACGCGGCCACGACGGACGACTGGTTCGGCATCCAGCCCTTCATCGGCAAGGCCGACCTGTCCGAGGCCGAGGCCGAGGTGGTGCGCGGCCGGCTCGAGGCCTGCGGCGCGCGGCGCTTCGCCGAGCAGCTCGTCGAGGAACATGCGCGACGCGCCCTCGACGTGCTCGACGGGCCCGACGTCGGCGGGGCCCTGCGCGACGCGCTCGCTCCTCTCGTCCAGGTCGTGCTGGAGCGCGTGCGATGACCGGTCTCTCGCTCTACGACGCGACCGCCGACGGCACCGCGTCCGGCGTCATCCGCCGCTACTCCACGTCGTTCGGGCTCGCCTCGAGGCTGCTCGGCCCGGCCGTGCGCCAGCACGTCGAGAACGTCTACGCGCTCGTGCGGGTCGCCGACGAGGTCGTCGACGGGCCGGCGACGGAGGCGGGCCTGACGGCAGACGAGTCACGTCGCTGCCTCGACGAGCTCGAGGCCGAGACCGAGCGCGCGATGGCGCAGGGCTTCAGCGCCAACCTCGTCGTGCACGCCTTCGCGCGCACCGCGCGGGCGACCGGCTTCGGCGCCGAGCTGACCCGCCCGTTCTTCGAGTCGATGCGCGCCGACCTGAGCGCGAGCGAGCACGACCAGGAGTCGTTCGACCGCTACGTGCACGGCTCGGCCGAGGTCGTCGGGCTGATGTGCCTGCGCGCTTTCCTCGTCGGCCACAGCTACCCGGACTCGACGAGGGCCCTGCTCGACGAGGGCGCCACGCGGCTCGGGGCGGCGTTCCAGAAGGTGAACTTCCTCCGCGACCTCGCGGCCGACTTCGAGCACCTGGGACGCAGCTACTTCCCCGGTGTCGACGTGACGACCTTCGACGAGGCCACGAAGCTGCGGCTCGTCGCCGACATCGACGACGACCTCCGCGTCTCGGGCGAGGTGATCCCCGTGCTGCCTGCCTCGTCGCGCCGCGCGGTGGCGCTCGCCCACGGCCTGTTCGCCGAGCTGAACCGGCGTCTCGAGGCGACCCCCGCCTCCTCGCTCATCAGGGCGCGCGTCCGCGTGCCCGATCCCGTCAAGGTGCGGATCGCGCTGCAGGCCACGGCCGGCCGCGTCGCCTCCGTCCCCGACCACCGAACCCCACCTCCTGGAGCATCCCTGTGACGACCCCCTGGCTGAAGCGTGCCGTCGGCGACACGAGCGTCGAGCGGCACGGCCGCCGGGTGGTCGTGATCGGCGGCGGCATCTCCGGGCTCGCGAGCGCCGCGCTGCTCGCCCGCGAGGGGCACGACGTCACCGTGCTCGAGAAGAACGACCAGGTCGGCGGTCGCGCGGGCAGCTGGGAGCAGGACGGCTTCCGCTTCGACCTCGGCCCGAGCTGGTACCTGATGCCCGAGGTGTTCGACCACTTCTTCAGGCTCATGGGCACGTCGGCCGACGAGCAGCTCGACCTCGTGCCGCTCGACCCCGGGTACCGCGTGCTGTTCGAGCCCGGAGCGGACGGCACCCGAGAGGAGCCGATCGTCGTGCCGCGCGGCCTCGAGGAGAACATCGCGCTCTTCGACGGGATCGAGCCGGGCAGCGGCGACCGCATGCGCGGCTACCTGCGGTCGGCGCGCGACACCTACGAGCTCGCCAAGCAGCGGTTCCTCTACACGAGCTTCGAGACCGTCGGCCCGCTGCTGCGCGGCGACGTCGTCGTGCGGCTGCCGAAGCTCGGCCGGCTGCTGCTGCAGGATCTGGACGCGTTCGCGTCGCGCGCCGTGAAGGAGCCGCGCCTGCGGCAGATCCTCGGCTACCCGGCCGTGTTCCTCGGGTCGTCGCCCTTCGCGACCCCGAGCATGTACCACCTGATGAGCACGCTCGACCTCGACGACGGCGTGCTCTACCCGCAGGGCGGCCTGACGACGGTGATCCAGCGCATCGCGGCGGTCGCCGAGGAGGCGGGAGTCCGCATCGTCACCGAGGCTCCCGTCACCCGTGTCCTCACGTCGCCGGGGCCAGGGCGCTCCGCCGTCGTGCGCGGCGTCGAGCACGGCGACGCCGACGGCGGGCAGCACGTGCTCGAGGCCGACGTGGTCGTGGGCGCTGCCGACCTCGAGCACCTCGAGACGCAGCTGCTGCCCGAGGGGCTGCGCACCTACGACTCCGACTACTGGGCCACCCGCGACCCCGGGCCGAGCGCCCTGCTGCTGTACCTGGGCGTCGAGGGCGAGGTGCCGGAGCTCGAGCACCACACGCTGTTCTTCGCCCGCGACTGGCACGAGAACTTCGACCGCATCTTCGGCGACGACAAGCGCATCCCCGACCCGCCCTCGCTCTACGTCTGCAAGCCGAGCACGGTCGACCCGTCGACGGCGCCCGCCGGGCACACGAACCTGTTCGTGCTCGTGCCGCTGCCCGCCGACCCGGCCCTCGGCCGCGGCGACGTCGGCGGCGACGGGGACCCGCTGATCGAGCGGCTCGCCGACCAGGTGATCGAGCAGATCGCCGACTGGGCCGGGATCCCCGACCTCGCGTCGCGCGTCGTCCTTCGCCGCACGCGAGGGCCGCGCGACTTCGTCGACGACGTCAACGCGTGGAGCGGCAGCATGCTCGGCCCGGCGCACACGCTCTCGCAGAGCGCGATGTTCCGCGCCGGCAACACCTCCGAGCACGTGCAGGGCCTGTTCTACGCGGGCGGGTCGGTGCGACCGGGCATCGGCCTGCCGATGTGCCTGATCAGCGCCGAGATCCTGCTCAAGAACATGCGCGGCGACACGAGCACGGGGCCGGTGGCCGAGCCGGTCGTGGGCGCGCGCGCGGGCGCGGGATCCGGGGTCACGCCCGGCGCGAGCGGCGACGCCTGATGGGCTTCGCGTACCTGATCGCCCTGCTGATCTCGATCTTCGGCATGGCGATGCTCGACCGGCGCTTCGGCCTGTTCTTCTGGCGGGACGGCTGGCGTGCGTTCGTCACGCTGCTCGTCGGTGTCGTGTTCTTCCTCATCTGGGACATCGTCGGCATCGACGCGGGCGTCTTCTTCCGCGGCGAGACGTCGTTCATGACGGGCGTGCAGCTGGCGCCCGAGCTGCCCGTCGAAGAGGTCTTCTTCCTCGTGCTGCTCTGCTGGCTCACGATGAACCTGCTCGCCGGCTCGCGCCTCGTGCTCGACGCGCTCGAGCGACGCCGGGCCGCGTCGGCCGCCATCTCGACGGGTGGTGACCGCTCGTGACCTACTGGGCGATCAACGCGGTGTTCCTCGGGCTCGTGGCCGTGACGGCGGGGGCCGCGCTGCTGCTGAGCTGGGCGCGCACCCGGTCGACCCGCGCCTCCTCAGCCCGTGGCTCGCTCGCGCCCGTGGTGCGCGCCGCCGGTCTCTCGACGGCGGTGCTGCTCGTGATGACGGCCGTCTTCGACAACGTCATGATCGGCGTCGGGCTCGTCGGCTACGACGAGTCGCGGATCAGCGGCGCCTTCGTCGGCATCGCTCCGCTCGAGGACTTCGCCTACGCGGTCGCGGCGCTCGTGCTGCTGCCGAGCGTCTGGACGCTGCTCGGGTCGCGCCGCGAGACGGAGGCCGCGAAGGCCGCGAGGGCGTCCCGTCGCGCCGGCAGCGGCGCCGGCACCAGCACGGCAGACGCCGAGGAGGCGCGGTGACCGCGACCCTGAGGGCCCTGTTCTGGTCGTCCCGGCCCCTCAGCTGGATCAACACGGCGTTCCCGTTCGCGGCGGCGTACATACTGACCGCGGCCAGTGCGCCGCAGGTCGTGGCCGACGGCGCGTACGTGCCGCTCTCGCAGGTGCAGCAGGCGACGGCTGAGGGCACCTCGGCCACCATCGTCTTCAGCGGGCCGAGCCCCGCCTTCGACTTCGCGCAGGTTGACTGGCTCGTCGCGGTCGTCGGGATCCTGTTCTTCCTGGTGCCGTACAACCTCGCGATGTACGGCATCAACGACGTCTTCGACTACGAGAGCGACCTGCGGAACCCGCGCAAGGGCGGGGTCGAGGGCGCCCTGCTCGACCGGAGCATGCACCGCACGACCCTCTGGGCGGCCGTGCTCACGTGCCTGCCGTTCGTGCTGTTCCTCGTGGCGGTGGGCAGCCCGCTCAGCTGGCTGGTGCTCGCCGTCAGCCTGTTCGCGGTCGTGGCCTACTCGGCGAAGGGCCTGCGCTTCAAGGAGCGACCGTTCGTCGACTCAGTCACGTCGAGCACGCACTTCGTCAGCCCGGCCGTCTACGGCCTCGTGCTCGCCGGGGCCACCTTCACCCCGCAGCTCTGGGCGCTGCTCGGGGCGTTCTTCCTCTGGGGCGCGGCCAGCCACGCCTTCGGCGCCGTGCAGGACGTCATCGCCGACCGCGAGGGCGGCATCGCGTCGATCGCGACCGTGATCGGCGCCCGCACCACGGTCCGGCTCGCGGTGGTCGCCTACCTGCTCGCGGGCATCCTGCTCACCTTCACCGACGCTCCCGGCCCGTTCGCAGCGATCATCCCCGTGGCGTACGCCCTCAACTGCGCCCCCTGGTGGAACATCACCGACGCCGAGGCCGAGGGCGCGAACAAGGGCTGGAAGCGGTTCCTCTGGCTCAACTTCGTGTCGGGCTTCGTCACGACGATGCTGCTGATCGGGTGGGTGGCCCTGCGCTAGCTGCAGCCGCCTCCCTCGCCAGCCTCCTCATCCGCCGAGGTTGGCGGCGGCCCTCCGCAGCACGCGCAGCGCCGTCTCGCGGTCGTCGGCAGTGACGCCGGCGAAGGCGTCCGCGCCGATGCCGAGCACCACGTCGCGCAGCTTCGCGTGCGCCGCCGTGCCCCGCTCGGTGAGCGAGTGGCGGCTGGCGCCGAGGCCGTCGGTCTCGACCGCGACCCAGCCGCTCTCGACGAGCTCGCCGAGGTCGTCGACCAGCGACTGGTCGTCGTCGGCCGGTCCGTCCGCCGACGCGGTCGAGCCGCTCGCAGCCGCGAGGGACTCGTCGGCGCCGGGCTGGACGCCGCGCTCGAGGGCCTCGAGCACCTGCCACTGACGGCGCGTCACGCCGTGTTCGTCGAGCGCCTCGGCGAACCGCTGGTCGAGCAGCCTCTCTACCCGGGTCAGCCACCAGCCGACCGGCCGGTCGTCGTCGCGCGTCGGCTGGTCGTCCTCTGGCCCTGGCGCAGCCGTGCGCGGGTCGTCGTCGGAGCTCCGTCGGTCCATGCGCGGCATCGTACGCCCGACGTTCACCTCGTCGAAAGGTGCGCGCCCTAGCGTCCGCAGGGTGAGCTCGCGAGCGCCCTGGACCACCGCCTCCTCGTCCCGTCGCGCCCGCGAGGGCCTGGGCCACCTGGGCCGGGTCTGGGAGCTGTTCCGCCAGCAGCCCCGCGCGATCTGGTGGACCTTCGCGGCCCTGCACGCCGCCGTCTTCGTCGCCCTGACCCCGCTGATGCTGCGAGGAGGCGCGGAGGGCGACCTGCCCCTGTACCGCACCTGGGCCACCGGAGCCCTCAGCGAAGGGCGCTGGCCCGTCATGGACTTCGCCTGGGTCTACCCGGCCGGCGCGCTGCTGCCCGTCGTGCTGCCGAACGTGCTGGGCGAGTCGCTCTACCAGCTCGTCTGGCTCGTGCTGGTGACCGCGGCGAACGCCGCCTCCCTCTGGCTGCTCACCGACCGCGGACGCCGCACGGTCGACGCCCCGGCGGCGTGGTGGTGGCTGCTCGTGCTGTTCCTGCTGAGCCCGGTCGCGTTCCTCAGGCTCGAGGCGTTCAGCGCCCCCGCCGTGGTCGCGGCCCTGCTGCTGCTCGCCACCCGGCCCCGCGTCGCCGGCGCCCTGCTCGCCGCGGCGACCTGGGTGAAGGTCTGGCCGGCGGCCGTCATCGCGGCGGTCGTGGTCGCGAGCCGAGGCCGTGCGGCCGTCGTGCGGGCCTGCCTCTGGGTGACGCTCGTCGTCGTCGCGGTCGTCGCCGTCGGGGGCGGCCTCTCGTCGGTCGACAGCTTCGTCACGATGCAGTCCGACCGGGCGCTGCAGCTCGAGGCGCCGCTCGCGACCCCGTGGCTGTGGATGGCGATGCTGGGGTTGCCGGGCGCCTCCGTGTACGAGAACGTCGGCCTCGCGACCCGAGAGGTGATGGGGCCGGGCGACACCTGGGCGGTGCACGGCAGCACACAGGCCATGGGCGTCGTGATGATCGCGCTCGTCGGGCTGCTGGCGGTCGCGGCGGCCGGGCGGGCACGGGCCGGTCGTTCCCAGGCGGGTCGTGCCGGGCGCAGCTCCCCTGACGACAGCGGCAGCGGCACAAGCACCGGAACCGGCACCGGGCACGAGTCGCGCCTCGTCCTGCTGGGCGCGCTGACGCTCACGATCACGCTGATCGTCTTCAACAAGGTGGGCTCGCCCCAGTACGTCCTGTGGATCGCGCCGGTCGTCGCGGCGGGCCTGTGGGCGGATGCCGCCGCGTTCCGCACCCCGGCGCGGATCGTCGCGTGGGCGGCCGGGCTGACGACGCTGGTGTTCCCCGTGCTGTACCTGCCGTTGATCGACCTGAACCCCGTGGCCGTGGCGGTGCTCGGTGCGCGCAACGTGCTGCTGGTCGCGCTCTTCGGCTGGTGCGTGCTGCGCCTGGTCGAGGAGGCGATGGCCGCGTGGGGCCGTGAGCTCCCGCCCCGCTGGTGGTCGCGACGGGTGCGGTCGGTCCCCGTCGCCGTCCTGGCGGACGCGACCGCCGCCTCCTCGGCCCCTTCGCTGCCCGTCGTCCACAGCCGGGGTCGTCGTCCCTCCTCCTGAGAGCCCGTCGTTGTACCCCTGGCCGCGTCGCCGCACTGGGAATCTGGTCTCTGTCCGGGGGTCTGTGCCAGCGTTGGTGTCCTGGGCCGCTGGGGCCCGGTCGACCTCGAACTGAATGGAGCACTCATGAAGGGCAAGATCCTCTTCGTCGCCGGAGCAGCTGTGGGCTACGTGCTGGGAGCACGTGCCGGACGCGGGGCCTACGTCAAGATCAAGTCGCAGGCCGAGAGCCTGTGGGAGAACCCCTCCGTGCAGAAGACGGTCCACCAGGCCGAGGGCTTCGTCAAGGAGAACGCCCCGGTCGTGGGCAAGAAGCTGCAGGACGCCGCCGGCGACGCCGCCTCGAGGGCCAAGTCCGTCGCCTCGAAGGCGTCCGACAAGGCCGACGACGTGAAGGACAACGCCAAGAGCGCCGCGTCCGACGCTGCCCGCTCCGACAGCGAGGGCGCCGCGAAGCTGCCCGGGGTGAACGTCGGTGAGTGACCTCAAGGCACCGGAACAGAGCACCAAGAAGTCGCTCGGCTCGCTGCTCGGCAGCCTGCCCGAGCTCATCTCTCGTCTCGTCAGGGGCGAGATCCAGCTCGCCAAGACCGAGCTCGTCACCAAGCTGAAGGAGGCGGGGGTCGGCGCAGGGCTGCTGGTCGGCGCCGCGCTCTTCGGCTTCTTCCTGCTCGCCGTGCTGATCACCGCCGGCGTGCTGGGGCTCGCCACCGTGGTGGCGCCGTGGCTGGCCGCGCTGATCGTGGCGGCCGTGCTGTTGGTGATCACCGGCGTGCTCGCGCTGCTGGGCGTGAAGGCGCTCAAGAAGGGCGTCCCGCCCGTGCCACAGCAGGCCGTCGACAGCGTCAAGGCCGACGTGGCCGCGCTGAAGGGGACCAGCACCAAGGGCACGAGCACCAAGGGGGCGAGCGACTGATGAGCGACGACAAGAGCGAGCAGAAGCCCGGTCCTCGCGAGGGCGCGAGCATCCCCGAGATCGAGCTGGACATCGCTCGCACCCGCGAGCAGTTCAAGGAGACCCTCGACGCCATCGAGGACAAGCTGAGCGTGCCGGCTCACGCCCGGCGGCTCAAGGCGAGCGTGAAGCGTCGTCTCGACGACGACCCGGCGCCCGTGATCGCCACGGCGGCCGCGGGGGTGGCCGGCGTCGCCGCGATCGTCGCCGGCGTCGTCAAGATCGCCCGCCGCTGAGCCGGCACTCGGCGCGACGCTGACGGACGGCAGGGGGCGCGCCTCCTGCCGTCTTCAGCATCACCGGCACCGCATCCGGCCGCCCGGCGACACCAAGCCGGCAAGGCACCCCACCCGGCAACACCCCTCTCCGCATCACCTCTCGTCCACAGGACAGGAACACGAGACCCCATGGCACAGACCAGCACGCGCCGGGACCAGACGGCGCCCGAGCCGAACGACTCGCGCAAGCCCGACAGCCCCGACGACCTGCACGCCCGGTCGTGGGGCTACGTGCTGAAGAAGACCCTGCGCGAGTTCGGCTCCGACCAGTGCACCGACCTGGCGGCGTCCCTGACGTACTACGCCGTGCTGGCGATCTTCCCCGGCCTGCTGGCGATCGTCGCTCTGCTGGGCGTGGTCGGCCAGGCCGGGCCGACGACCGACGCCGTCCTCGAGCTCCTGACGCAGCTCGGCGGCGCCTCCGTGGCCGCCACCCTGCGCGGCCCCATCCAGGAGCTGATCGGCTCGCAGGCGGCGGGCTTCGCCCTCGTCGCCGGTGTGCTCGGCGCGCTCTGGTCGGCCTCGGGCTACGTCGGCGGCTTCGGCCGCGCGATGAACCGCATCTACAACGTCGACGAGGGGCGCCCGATCTGGAAGCTCCGTCCGACCATGCTCGCCATCACGGCCTTCACCGTGGTGCTGATCGTCGTCGCGGGGCTCATCCTCGTGCTGAGCGGCGACGTCGCGCAGACGGTCGGCGACGTGGTCGGCCTCGGCTCGACGACGGTCTTCGTCTGGGGCATCGTCAAGTGGCCGGTGCTGCTGGTCATCGTCGTGGTGGTCGTCGCGGTGCTCTACTACTTCTCGCCGAACATCCGCCAGCCGAAGTTCCGCTGGATGAGCCTCGGCTCGGTCACGGCGATCGTCATCTGGGGCCTCGCCAGCGCCGGCTTCGGCTTCTACGTGGCGAACTTCTCGAACTACAACAAGACGTACGGCTCGCTCGGTGCCGTCATCGTGTTCCTCCTGTGGCTCTGGATCACCAACCTCGCGCTGCTCTTCGGCGCGGAGTTCGACGCCGAGATCGAGCGAGGCCGCGAGCTGCAGGCCGGCATGAAGGCCGAGAAGGACATCCTGCTGCCGCCCCGCGACACCGCCCAGAGCGAGAAGAAGCAGGCCGTCGCGGCCCAGGACGAGCTCGACGGCCTGCGGCTGCGCCAGGCGGCCGCCGAGTCGATCGAGCGGCAGGAGGCGGAGGAGGAGCGCGCGGGCCACGGTCGTCGTGGCGACGAC from Frigoribacterium sp. PvP032 includes these protein-coding regions:
- a CDS encoding YihY/virulence factor BrkB family protein; translated protein: MAQTSTRRDQTAPEPNDSRKPDSPDDLHARSWGYVLKKTLREFGSDQCTDLAASLTYYAVLAIFPGLLAIVALLGVVGQAGPTTDAVLELLTQLGGASVAATLRGPIQELIGSQAAGFALVAGVLGALWSASGYVGGFGRAMNRIYNVDEGRPIWKLRPTMLAITAFTVVLIVVAGLILVLSGDVAQTVGDVVGLGSTTVFVWGIVKWPVLLVIVVVVVAVLYYFSPNIRQPKFRWMSLGSVTAIVIWGLASAGFGFYVANFSNYNKTYGSLGAVIVFLLWLWITNLALLFGAEFDAEIERGRELQAGMKAEKDILLPPRDTAQSEKKQAVAAQDELDGLRLRQAAAESIERQEAEEERAGHGRRGDDHADADSDDLDRAKAEDDAADDTAKAKAKAKRKADKAEAKAAAKDRD